One part of the Treponema peruense genome encodes these proteins:
- a CDS encoding segregation and condensation protein A has translation MEQVQEQVSEQKKFVAGPFEGPLDLLWSLIRENKINIYDIPIAEITEQFQNYLDYAVEVDLQDLTEFYLWAAKLVCIKSRMLLPVEVSYDDDESMEDPRQELVEQLIEYQRFKKLSALMEEQEEQSEWSFERKKIERILPFEEDASQWEKMDTWGLLQDMQKIFRNLTNLNPDERILTPPEDITPNEKIALMNELLEKKGECMFTELITRRGNELDVVCAFMAILEAVKLKMADIYQNRMFGDIKICRKQQAA, from the coding sequence ATGGAGCAGGTTCAGGAACAGGTTTCAGAGCAGAAAAAATTTGTGGCAGGTCCTTTTGAAGGTCCCCTCGATCTCCTTTGGAGTCTTATCCGCGAGAATAAGATCAATATCTATGATATTCCCATTGCCGAGATTACGGAGCAGTTCCAGAATTATCTGGATTATGCCGTTGAAGTAGATCTTCAGGATCTTACGGAATTTTATCTTTGGGCTGCAAAACTTGTATGCATAAAAAGCAGAATGCTTCTTCCGGTTGAAGTGTCCTATGATGACGACGAAAGTATGGAAGATCCGCGCCAGGAACTTGTGGAACAGCTTATTGAATACCAGCGCTTTAAAAAACTTTCTGCCCTTATGGAAGAACAGGAAGAACAGAGCGAGTGGAGTTTTGAACGCAAGAAAATAGAAAGAATTCTTCCGTTCGAAGAAGATGCATCCCAGTGGGAAAAAATGGATACATGGGGACTTCTTCAGGATATGCAGAAGATTTTCAGGAATCTTACAAATCTGAATCCTGATGAGCGTATACTTACGCCTCCCGAAGATATTACGCCCAATGAAAAGATAGCACTTATGAATGAGCTTCTTGAAAAAAAAGGCGAATGTATGTTTACGGAACTTATTACGCGCCGTGGAAACGAACTCGATGTTGTATGCGCCTTTATGGCTATACTTGAGGCAGTAAAACTTAAAATGGCAGATATATATCAAAACAGAATGTTTGGAGACATAAAGATATGCAGGAAGCAGCAGGCGGCATAG
- a CDS encoding tetratricopeptide repeat protein yields MGIKDRIFFLILASTAVNFASPAFSQENSVISLSKSAETAGLEAYAAGDWSGASILLRKAVASGSSSDGMRYMLIMSLMNSENYDAAVSDCETFSADYPESLLRPYVDYQKGRALYYTGRRDAAVMVLSDFCHQNPGNELYPSALFWMAESFYDDYSFETARGLYETVVSDFPASDKVSDSKIKLELIAQRERENKLLYLLKMTGEEYLSSKESYEKQLRDYRTEDMVVLRRQLNAANSRIAELEKSAEESLNLAKKTRGRGC; encoded by the coding sequence ATGGGAATAAAAGACAGAATATTTTTTCTTATTCTTGCCTCAACTGCTGTTAATTTTGCCTCACCTGCATTTTCTCAGGAAAACAGCGTCATATCTTTGTCAAAAAGTGCCGAAACTGCAGGTCTTGAAGCTTATGCTGCCGGTGACTGGAGTGGCGCTTCTATTCTTTTGAGAAAAGCCGTAGCTTCAGGCAGTTCTTCAGATGGAATGCGCTACATGCTTATAATGAGCCTCATGAATTCAGAAAATTATGACGCGGCTGTTTCTGATTGCGAGACTTTTTCTGCAGACTATCCCGAAAGCTTACTGCGTCCTTATGTAGACTACCAGAAGGGGCGTGCACTCTATTATACCGGCCGCAGGGACGCTGCAGTTATGGTACTGAGTGATTTCTGCCATCAGAATCCCGGAAATGAACTTTATCCTTCTGCACTTTTCTGGATGGCTGAAAGTTTTTACGACGACTACAGTTTTGAAACAGCGCGAGGACTTTATGAAACGGTTGTTTCAGACTTTCCAGCAAGCGACAAGGTTTCTGATTCAAAGATAAAACTGGAACTTATTGCCCAGCGCGAAAGGGAAAACAAGCTTTTGTATCTTCTTAAAATGACCGGCGAAGAATATCTGAGTTCAAAAGAAAGTTACGAAAAGCAGTTGCGTGATTATAGAACCGAAGATATGGTTGTCTTGAGACGCCAGCTTAATGCAGCAAATTCCAGAATAGCAGAACTTGAAAAATCTGCCGAAGAATCGCTGAATCTTGCAAAAAAAACGCGAGGCAGAGGCTGTTAG
- the rpsA gene encoding 30S ribosomal protein S1, translating into MVIAIDGPAGTGKSTVAHAVAADLGIVYLNSGSFYRALTLALLDAGIDLDDTKAVTDFAGRQKLDYVNARMILNGKDVDDVLHQDRIDSSVSKVSSVVPLRHLVNDRMRTIVKSLSVICEGRDMTTVVFPDAEFKFYLDASIDVQAKRRFDQGVSNLSLEEIKASILKRDEMDRNKAEGSLKKSPDAVYIDTSDLTINDVCEIIENKIKSKGFTMEQKEVEQNGAHGSDSIYTQLEASINKMEPVENGSNVQGTVVQVTDDTVFVDVNCKSEGKIPVSEFAGELPKVGDVITVYLVNQFGKNGPEVSKVKADEKRLWEEFKVAFDEKRPVDGTISSVTKGGYMVNLGGGISAFLPISQSDSQKVEKEEKLIGVKSKFYVERLYSNGKRNVVVNRRKYLEEQIDVNRDKFFNEVKIGDTVKGTVKSFTSFGAFIDLGGFDGLLHINDMSWGHVTRPKDFVKKGQEIELKVVKLDPEGKRINLSLKHFAEDPWVHFEEKYHVNDIVKGKVTKLTDFGAFIELEEGIEGLAHISEFSWTKKINKPSDMVKEGDEVECMILGYDIQAGRVSLGLKQVTDNPWDTIADKYPVGTKLKGKVVKITNSGAFVQLEEGIDAFLSGEDLSWTKRIKHPGSEIKVDQELDVVVTECDLENHRIRVGVKQLTDNPWKAFAAEYKVGDTFEGEVTSINDFGIFVKAPNGIEGLVNKANLSDDRDVPFEEAVKKYNVGDKVNVYVVSIDVDKERVAFSVKEYKKAQARAELSQYMSSSNDDDGAYTIGDSLKNQSEDR; encoded by the coding sequence ATGGTAATTGCAATAGACGGTCCTGCAGGAACAGGAAAAAGTACGGTAGCACATGCAGTAGCAGCGGATCTTGGTATAGTTTACCTTAACAGCGGAAGTTTTTACCGCGCTCTTACGCTGGCTCTTCTGGATGCAGGCATTGATCTTGATGATACAAAGGCTGTAACAGATTTTGCCGGCCGTCAGAAACTTGATTATGTAAACGCCAGGATGATTCTTAACGGAAAGGATGTGGACGATGTTCTTCACCAGGACAGAATAGATTCATCCGTTTCAAAAGTTTCATCTGTTGTTCCGTTAAGGCATCTGGTCAATGACAGAATGCGCACGATTGTAAAAAGCCTTAGCGTAATCTGCGAGGGCAGGGATATGACTACGGTCGTTTTTCCCGATGCTGAATTCAAATTTTATCTTGATGCAAGTATTGATGTTCAGGCAAAAAGACGCTTTGACCAGGGAGTCAGCAACCTGTCACTGGAAGAAATAAAGGCTTCTATACTCAAACGCGATGAAATGGACAGAAACAAAGCCGAAGGTTCTCTAAAAAAAAGTCCCGATGCCGTATATATTGATACTTCAGACTTGACCATAAATGATGTTTGTGAGATAATCGAAAACAAAATCAAATCAAAAGGGTTTACTATGGAACAGAAGGAAGTGGAACAGAATGGTGCCCATGGCTCCGACAGCATCTACACACAATTAGAAGCATCTATCAACAAAATGGAGCCGGTTGAAAACGGATCTAACGTACAGGGAACAGTTGTTCAGGTTACAGATGATACGGTTTTCGTAGACGTTAACTGCAAGTCAGAAGGAAAAATTCCTGTATCTGAATTTGCCGGTGAACTGCCTAAGGTTGGCGATGTAATTACAGTTTACCTCGTTAATCAGTTCGGAAAGAACGGACCTGAGGTATCTAAGGTAAAGGCCGACGAAAAGCGCCTTTGGGAAGAATTTAAAGTTGCGTTTGACGAAAAGCGTCCTGTAGACGGAACAATCTCTTCTGTTACAAAGGGCGGATACATGGTTAATCTTGGTGGCGGAATCAGTGCATTCCTCCCAATCAGCCAGTCAGACAGCCAGAAAGTCGAGAAGGAAGAAAAACTTATCGGCGTTAAGTCTAAGTTCTATGTAGAGCGCCTCTACAGCAACGGAAAAAGAAATGTAGTTGTTAATCGCCGCAAGTATCTTGAAGAGCAGATTGACGTAAATCGTGATAAATTCTTTAACGAAGTAAAGATTGGTGATACTGTAAAGGGAACTGTAAAGTCATTTACAAGTTTCGGTGCTTTTATTGATCTTGGCGGATTTGACGGTCTTCTTCATATTAACGACATGAGCTGGGGACATGTTACACGCCCTAAGGATTTCGTTAAGAAGGGACAGGAAATTGAACTCAAGGTAGTAAAACTTGATCCGGAAGGAAAGAGAATCAATCTTTCTCTCAAGCATTTTGCAGAAGATCCTTGGGTACACTTCGAAGAAAAGTATCATGTAAATGACATCGTAAAGGGTAAGGTAACAAAACTTACTGACTTCGGTGCATTTATTGAACTTGAAGAAGGAATTGAAGGTCTTGCCCATATTTCTGAATTCAGCTGGACAAAGAAGATCAACAAGCCGTCTGATATGGTAAAAGAGGGTGATGAAGTAGAATGCATGATCCTCGGATATGATATTCAGGCCGGCCGCGTTTCTCTCGGACTCAAGCAGGTTACAGACAATCCGTGGGACACAATTGCTGACAAGTATCCGGTTGGAACCAAACTTAAGGGAAAAGTTGTAAAGATTACAAACAGCGGTGCTTTTGTTCAGCTTGAAGAAGGTATTGATGCATTCCTTTCTGGCGAAGATCTTTCATGGACAAAGAGAATCAAGCATCCGGGAAGCGAGATTAAGGTTGACCAGGAACTCGATGTTGTAGTAACAGAGTGTGATCTTGAAAACCACAGAATCCGCGTTGGTGTAAAGCAACTTACAGACAATCCTTGGAAGGCATTTGCAGCTGAGTACAAGGTTGGAGACACTTTTGAAGGTGAAGTTACTTCAATCAATGACTTTGGAATCTTTGTAAAGGCTCCGAACGGAATCGAAGGTCTTGTAAACAAGGCAAACCTTAGCGATGACCGCGATGTTCCATTCGAAGAAGCTGTAAAGAAATACAACGTTGGCGACAAAGTAAATGTTTATGTTGTATCTATCGACGTAGACAAAGAAAGAGTTGCTTTCTCTGTAAAGGAATACAAGAAGGCTCAGGCTCGTGCTGAACTTTCACAGTACATGTCTTCAAGCAATGATGATGACGGTGCCTACACAATCGGTGACAGTCTCAAGAATCAGAGCGAAGACAGATAA
- the folK gene encoding 2-amino-4-hydroxy-6-hydroxymethyldihydropteridine diphosphokinase, with amino-acid sequence METVVLGLGSNRDSEDLTSMQILSGACRALSGFVNIRSWSGVYRTKAMYYENQNDFLNMVVCAETDLSPHRLLDKIHIVEARFGRDRTLEIRNGPRTLDIDIELFGFCRINEADLVVPHEKFGERAFVLKPLLDIFMECADVKEGGSSYLCGLPYDAAYVEKSLSLLAGQGIEKILDSADFRF; translated from the coding sequence ATGGAAACTGTTGTACTCGGACTGGGTTCCAACAGGGATTCTGAAGATCTGACATCAATGCAGATTCTTTCGGGTGCCTGCAGGGCTCTGTCTGGCTTTGTAAACATACGCTCCTGGTCCGGTGTCTACAGGACAAAAGCCATGTATTATGAAAACCAGAATGACTTTCTGAACATGGTTGTCTGTGCTGAAACTGACCTTTCCCCGCACCGGCTTTTGGACAAAATTCATATTGTCGAGGCCCGGTTTGGCAGAGACAGGACGCTTGAAATCAGAAACGGACCGCGGACACTTGATATAGATATAGAACTTTTTGGCTTTTGCAGAATAAATGAGGCTGATCTTGTTGTTCCGCACGAAAAATTCGGCGAAAGGGCATTTGTTCTTAAGCCTTTGCTTGATATTTTTATGGAATGTGCCGATGTAAAAGAAGGCGGAAGTTCGTATTTGTGCGGGCTTCCTTATGATGCCGCATATGTAGAAAAAAGTCTTTCCCTTCTGGCCGGCCAGGGGATTGAAAAGATTTTGGACAGTGCGGATTTCCGTTTTTAA
- the recA gene encoding recombinase RecA, with protein sequence MAKAVEEKNSAEMSEKMKALEAARLQIEKQFGTGSLMKLGTKTDTASIDVVPSGSILLDEALGIGGYPRGRIIEMYGPESSGKTTLALHAVAEAQKLGGIAAFIDAEHALDPVYAKNLGVNIDELWVSQPDTGEQALEICENLVRSGAVDIIVVDSVAALTPQKEIEGEMGDSVMGLQARLMSQALRKLTAIVGKSKCIVVFINQIRMKIGVMFGNPETTTGGNALKFYSSVRLEIRRVESIGGKGDDDAVGNRVKVKVVKNKVAPPFRKVELDIYFGKGVSSSASILDSAVKHGLIDKRGAWYTRGSEKVGQGKENAVAYIENNPDYRLELEHTIREKIFPGQVLRTKEGEVVTEQQIRDYEMKMRSLGVGTGFSSPEQKESETPAAPTVAVESEKEEAKASKTSSKTASLAKAAASDKPVPEELF encoded by the coding sequence ATGGCAAAGGCAGTAGAAGAAAAAAATTCGGCTGAAATGTCGGAAAAAATGAAGGCTCTGGAGGCTGCTCGTCTTCAGATAGAAAAGCAGTTCGGTACAGGTTCCCTTATGAAACTGGGTACAAAGACTGACACGGCTTCAATTGATGTTGTACCTTCGGGTTCCATTCTTTTGGACGAGGCTCTGGGAATCGGAGGATATCCCCGCGGAAGAATCATCGAGATGTACGGCCCTGAATCTTCAGGAAAGACGACTCTTGCCCTCCATGCAGTTGCAGAAGCGCAGAAACTCGGTGGAATAGCGGCTTTTATTGATGCCGAGCATGCACTGGATCCTGTATATGCAAAAAATCTGGGTGTTAACATAGATGAACTCTGGGTTTCCCAGCCAGACACAGGAGAACAGGCTCTTGAAATCTGTGAGAATCTTGTACGTTCCGGTGCCGTCGATATTATTGTCGTGGACAGTGTTGCAGCCCTTACCCCGCAGAAAGAAATCGAAGGTGAAATGGGTGATTCTGTCATGGGACTGCAGGCACGTCTTATGAGCCAGGCTCTTCGCAAACTTACGGCTATTGTAGGAAAAAGCAAATGTATTGTTGTCTTTATAAACCAGATCCGTATGAAGATCGGTGTTATGTTCGGAAACCCCGAGACAACAACCGGCGGTAATGCCCTTAAGTTCTATTCATCTGTACGTCTCGAAATACGCAGAGTAGAGTCTATAGGCGGCAAGGGCGATGATGATGCCGTAGGAAACCGTGTAAAGGTAAAGGTCGTAAAGAATAAGGTTGCGCCGCCTTTCAGAAAGGTTGAACTCGACATTTATTTCGGAAAGGGCGTTTCTTCAAGTGCGTCCATTCTTGATTCAGCTGTAAAGCACGGTCTTATTGACAAGCGCGGTGCATGGTATACACGTGGTTCCGAAAAAGTAGGACAGGGAAAGGAAAACGCTGTTGCCTATATAGAGAACAATCCCGACTACAGGCTTGAACTTGAGCATACTATAAGAGAAAAGATTTTCCCCGGACAGGTGCTCAGAACAAAAGAAGGCGAAGTTGTTACCGAACAGCAAATACGTGACTATGAAATGAAAATGCGTTCTCTTGGAGTCGGAACAGGATTCTCTTCTCCTGAACAGAAAGAATCTGAAACTCCGGCCGCACCGACAGTAGCAGTTGAATCAGAAAAAGAAGAGGCAAAGGCTTCAAAAACTTCGTCAAAGACGGCTTCACTTGCAAAAGCAGCTGCTTCTGACAAGCCTGTTCCTGAAGAGCTGTTTTGA
- a CDS encoding tetratricopeptide repeat protein, with the protein MARSSLELAKSLLRRRKFSLAITYLESRSDIYENDFEYLVTLGTACLYVGDVGNAMGYFGRARRIRINDVNLLLGQAAVFLRRGDTRTAMEYYLDVQELDPQNRIVREAKDFIRKNTDVSSAVRGMIDTGSIEKFYPPLGINPDVVRNCILGGIFLGIVVSVFVLAFYPRSRHTGSDRMDISMLQLTSAEKKDPVLSDMSGTVVNYLMNSRQIVECYDLAVRLFSEHRDNAARVEINRLLGSNASSLVKHKASLLASYLEEPTFDTLDDNYDFLTVSSDPALYKDVYVAWSGRIANATELSDGSWACDLLVGYEDKKTVTGRVKVMFPSVPAPSVDGSRPVRFLGKIDVSEDEAVLSGRAIYQPLKGSALK; encoded by the coding sequence ATGGCCCGGTCTTCCCTTGAACTGGCCAAGAGCCTTTTGCGCCGCAGAAAATTTTCTCTTGCCATAACGTATCTGGAGTCGCGTTCTGATATTTACGAAAACGACTTTGAATACCTTGTTACGCTCGGAACCGCCTGCCTTTATGTAGGGGACGTGGGGAACGCAATGGGGTATTTTGGCCGTGCACGCCGCATCAGGATAAATGACGTAAACCTTCTTTTGGGACAAGCCGCCGTTTTTTTAAGGCGCGGGGATACAAGAACCGCCATGGAATATTATCTGGATGTTCAGGAACTTGACCCGCAGAACAGAATTGTGCGTGAGGCAAAAGATTTTATCCGCAAAAATACAGACGTTTCTTCGGCCGTAAGGGGAATGATAGATACAGGTTCAATAGAAAAATTTTATCCTCCTCTTGGAATAAACCCCGATGTCGTAAGAAACTGTATTCTTGGCGGAATTTTCCTCGGAATAGTTGTGTCGGTTTTTGTACTTGCATTCTATCCCCGAAGCAGACATACAGGTTCGGACAGAATGGACATTTCCATGCTGCAGCTTACTTCCGCAGAAAAAAAAGACCCCGTTCTTTCTGATATGTCGGGAACAGTCGTAAATTACCTGATGAATTCCCGGCAGATAGTTGAATGCTATGACCTTGCCGTAAGACTCTTTTCAGAACACAGGGACAATGCTGCGAGGGTAGAAATAAACCGTCTTTTGGGCAGCAATGCCTCTTCTTTGGTAAAACACAAGGCTTCCCTTCTTGCTTCATACCTTGAAGAGCCTACTTTTGACACTCTTGACGATAATTATGATTTTTTGACGGTTTCATCAGACCCGGCTCTTTATAAAGATGTTTATGTTGCCTGGTCAGGACGCATAGCAAATGCCACGGAACTTTCTGACGGAAGCTGGGCATGTGATCTTCTTGTAGGATATGAAGACAAAAAGACTGTAACAGGACGCGTCAAAGTTATGTTCCCTTCTGTTCCTGCTCCTTCCGTTGACGGCTCCAGGCCTGTAAGATTTCTTGGAAAAATAGATGTTTCAGAAGATGAGGCAGTTCTTTCGGGCCGTGCAATTTACCAGCCGCTTAAAGGTTCTGCGCTCAAATAA
- the scpB gene encoding SMC-Scp complex subunit ScpB has product MNLDSEVALVEAVLFLESEPQTTEVLSKITRLAPDVVEECLSRLRDKYACLDSGIELSQIIGGWMLTPKKESFDLVKERYGKKNEGRLSKAAIETLSIIAYSQPVTRAEIESIRHVNADNMMRVLLERKFIKEVGKKDVPGKPVMYGTTKEFLEFFHLQSIADLPQLDEKESERFELAR; this is encoded by the coding sequence TTGAATCTTGACAGCGAAGTTGCCCTGGTAGAAGCAGTGCTCTTTTTGGAAAGTGAGCCGCAGACTACCGAAGTTCTGTCAAAAATTACCAGGCTTGCTCCTGATGTTGTGGAAGAATGTCTTTCAAGGCTTAGGGACAAATATGCCTGTCTTGACAGCGGAATTGAACTTTCACAGATAATCGGCGGCTGGATGCTCACCCCAAAAAAAGAAAGCTTTGATCTCGTAAAAGAGCGCTATGGCAAAAAGAACGAAGGCCGTCTCAGTAAGGCTGCTATCGAAACACTTTCAATTATTGCATACAGCCAGCCTGTAACACGTGCAGAAATTGAAAGTATACGCCACGTAAATGCAGACAATATGATGCGTGTTCTTCTTGAGCGCAAATTTATCAAAGAAGTCGGAAAAAAGGATGTACCCGGAAAACCGGTTATGTACGGAACAACAAAGGAATTCCTGGAATTCTTCCACCTCCAGAGTATTGCGGATCTGCCGCAGCTTGACGAGAAAGAAAGCGAGAGGTTTGAACTTGCCCGCTGA
- a CDS encoding pseudouridine synthase codes for MPADNDEIRLQLFMARCGVASRRASEEIITSGRVTVNGASVTELGTKVSEKDCVCVDGKQIFIEEKKRYVLLNKPSGYVCSLSDEKGRAVASDLLKEAYTERLYNVGRLDMFSSGLIIFTNDGEFAARLSHPSAELEKEYIVDSSSPLPRDLAERFMDGIRIDNVFYKCKYAEELNARRMRVILVEGKNREIRRVFESCEIGIKRLMRIRIGCVGVGDLQFGQFRDLSSEEVAALLKLCRQR; via the coding sequence TTGCCCGCTGATAATGACGAAATAAGACTTCAACTTTTTATGGCGCGCTGTGGTGTTGCCAGCCGCCGTGCAAGCGAAGAAATAATTACTTCCGGTCGGGTAACGGTTAACGGCGCTTCTGTTACGGAACTCGGAACAAAAGTTTCTGAAAAAGACTGTGTCTGTGTCGACGGCAAACAGATTTTTATCGAAGAAAAAAAGAGATACGTTCTTTTGAACAAGCCTTCAGGTTATGTCTGCTCGCTTTCTGATGAAAAAGGCCGTGCCGTTGCTTCTGATCTTCTTAAAGAAGCTTATACAGAGCGTCTGTACAATGTCGGTCGCCTTGATATGTTTTCGAGCGGACTCATTATTTTTACAAACGACGGTGAATTTGCCGCACGCCTTTCACATCCTTCCGCAGAACTCGAAAAAGAATATATTGTAGATTCAAGTTCACCTCTTCCAAGAGACCTGGCAGAGCGTTTTATGGACGGAATCCGCATAGACAACGTATTTTACAAATGCAAATATGCAGAAGAACTTAACGCGCGCCGCATGAGGGTAATTCTTGTCGAAGGAAAAAACCGTGAAATCAGGCGTGTGTTTGAATCCTGTGAAATAGGCATTAAACGGCTTATGCGCATAAGAATAGGCTGTGTCGGGGTAGGGGATCTTCAGTTCGGTCAGTTCAGGGATCTTTCTTCCGAAGAAGTTGCGGCACTTCTGAAACTCTGCCGCCAAAGATAA
- a CDS encoding tetratricopeptide repeat protein, whose translation MATVNSFGNEKKENTGKKLEYFIGNNRKILIAIIAIIVLVAVALCVAFAVSESGIKKGLAAVDAIEFSFVKDSDGLDEAAATERRETALKELAAYTTKENVVGVRANMLSADISFQKEDYSAAAAFYLAAADCGEDSYTAPLCFFNAAVSYEQAGNNKDAVKYYEKASEYKDFLRRTHAIFSAGRVSESLQDFEGAKKFYSTLEEKYPSDSWTDIAKTRLISLKIAGKIE comes from the coding sequence ATGGCTACTGTTAATTCATTTGGAAATGAGAAAAAAGAAAATACTGGAAAAAAGTTGGAATATTTTATTGGTAATAACCGCAAGATTTTAATCGCAATCATTGCTATAATTGTTCTTGTTGCTGTTGCCCTTTGTGTTGCATTTGCTGTTTCTGAATCAGGAATTAAAAAGGGACTTGCTGCTGTTGATGCCATAGAGTTTTCTTTTGTAAAAGATTCTGACGGTCTTGATGAAGCTGCTGCTACGGAACGCCGTGAAACTGCACTTAAAGAACTGGCTGCCTATACAACAAAAGAAAACGTTGTCGGTGTCCGTGCCAATATGCTTTCTGCTGATATTTCTTTCCAGAAAGAGGATTATTCTGCAGCCGCTGCATTTTATCTTGCTGCTGCTGACTGTGGCGAAGATTCTTATACAGCACCGCTTTGTTTCTTTAATGCAGCCGTTTCATACGAGCAGGCAGGTAACAACAAAGATGCTGTTAAGTACTACGAAAAAGCTTCTGAATACAAGGATTTTCTTCGCAGAACACATGCAATTTTCAGCGCAGGCCGTGTAAGCGAGTCCCTTCAGGATTTTGAAGGTGCAAAGAAATTCTATTCAACACTTGAAGAAAAATATCCTTCTGACTCTTGGACTGATATTGCAAAGACTAGGCTTATTTCACTTAAGATTGCCGGGAAAATCGAATAG
- a CDS encoding sigma-54-dependent Fis family transcriptional regulator has translation MSDIKSISLDKFKSLIEINTRINLSYGDSRALLASILESVMCMVQCEAASLLLVNREDGRLHFSIALGPKGAEVKKIEVDKNSIAGWVAQNKQSVVINDVGSDPRFNSSVQDKTDYISKNMIAFPMCVGDECVGVIELINKASDIPFNDDDLMILELLGKQAAIAYENARKYRSNMFEIDALHNAMNAGRDYHTFIAKSPAVLSILDNIDEASSTNSSVLIIGESGVGKELFAEQVHLRSLRRDKPFVRVSCAALSPALLESELFGHVKGAYTDAVSDVKGRFETADGGTIFLDEIGELPLALQSKLLRVIQERKFERVGSSRTVSVDVRIIAATNRNLEDMVHSGTFRNDLYFRLNVLTLNVPPLRERKEEIEPLCALFLDKFKKETHKNFEGFSESSLSEIYSYSWPGNIRELENTVERACIIGRPPFIQVGDLRLPVKKTESGIQGEIQNCVSEIASSEDVSLKNALNAFKKKYVLKILEENGWNQTAAAKALGIQRTYVSKLISELGIRN, from the coding sequence ATGAGTGATATAAAGTCTATTAGTCTTGATAAATTTAAGTCACTCATCGAAATCAATACCCGTATAAATTTAAGTTACGGTGATTCACGCGCATTATTGGCTTCTATTCTTGAGTCAGTAATGTGTATGGTTCAATGCGAGGCGGCCTCTCTTCTTCTTGTTAACAGAGAAGACGGTCGCCTTCATTTTTCTATAGCACTTGGTCCTAAAGGTGCAGAAGTAAAAAAAATAGAAGTAGACAAAAACAGTATTGCCGGATGGGTTGCCCAGAACAAGCAGTCTGTAGTTATAAATGATGTAGGATCTGACCCGCGTTTCAATTCTTCTGTTCAGGACAAAACTGATTATATTTCAAAAAACATGATTGCTTTTCCTATGTGCGTCGGTGACGAGTGTGTAGGGGTAATTGAACTTATTAACAAAGCCAGCGACATTCCTTTTAATGATGACGATCTGATGATACTTGAGCTTTTGGGAAAGCAGGCTGCAATTGCATACGAAAATGCCCGTAAGTACAGAAGCAATATGTTTGAAATTGACGCGCTTCATAACGCAATGAATGCCGGGCGCGATTATCATACCTTTATTGCAAAAAGCCCTGCTGTTTTAAGCATTCTTGACAACATAGACGAAGCTTCTTCTACAAATTCTTCGGTACTTATTATCGGTGAAAGCGGTGTAGGAAAAGAACTGTTTGCAGAGCAGGTGCATTTAAGAAGTTTGCGCCGGGACAAGCCTTTTGTAAGGGTAAGTTGCGCTGCTTTAAGCCCGGCACTTTTGGAAAGTGAGCTTTTTGGTCATGTAAAAGGTGCTTATACCGATGCCGTCAGTGATGTAAAAGGCCGTTTTGAAACTGCCGACGGCGGAACAATTTTTCTTGACGAGATAGGAGAACTTCCGCTTGCGCTCCAGTCAAAACTTTTGCGTGTAATCCAGGAGAGAAAATTTGAACGTGTGGGGTCTTCCAGAACAGTTTCTGTTGATGTGCGTATAATTGCTGCTACAAACAGAAATCTTGAGGATATGGTTCATTCAGGGACATTCAGAAACGATTTGTATTTCAGATTAAATGTTCTTACTCTTAATGTTCCTCCGCTAAGGGAAAGAAAAGAAGAAATAGAACCTTTGTGCGCACTTTTCCTTGATAAGTTCAAAAAAGAAACGCACAAAAATTTTGAAGGATTTTCTGAAAGTTCGCTTTCTGAAATTTATTCATATTCCTGGCCCGGAAATATCCGCGAACTTGAAAATACCGTGGAACGTGCGTGCATAATAGGCCGTCCGCCGTTTATTCAGGTTGGAGACTTGAGACTTCCTGTTAAAAAAACTGAGTCTGGAATTCAGGGTGAGATTCAGAATTGTGTATCTGAAATTGCTTCTTCAGAAGATGTTTCGCTAAAAAATGCACTCAATGCGTTCAAGAAAAAGTATGTTCTTAAGATTCTTGAAGAAAACGGCTGGAATCAGACTGCAGCGGCAAAGGCTCTCGGAATACAGAGAACGTATGTTTCAAAGCTTATTTCTGAACTTGGAATACGAAATTGA